Below is a genomic region from Citrobacter telavivensis.
TTTGCCGCAGGACTTCCAAATCCTCGACAGTGAAGACCAGCTGCGCCTGCTTAAGCGTCTGATCAAGGCGATGAACCTCGACGAGAAGCAGTGGCCGGCGCGTCAGGCGATGTGGTACATCAACGGGCAGAAAGACGAAGGTCTGCGCCCGCATCATATTCAGAGCTTTGGTAACCCGATTGAGCAAACCTGGCAAAAGGTTTATCAGGCCTATCAGGAAGCGTGCGATCGTGCGGGACTGGTGGATTTCGCCGAACTGCTGCTGCGCGCGCATGAGTTGTGGCTCAATAAGCCGCATATTCTTCAGCACTACCGCGAGCGTTTCACCAATATCCTGGTGGACGAATTCCAGGATACCAACAACATTCAGTATGCCTGGATTCGTCTGCTGGCTGGCGATACCGGCAAAGTGATGATTGTCGGCGATGACGACCAGTCTATCTATGGCTGGCGCGGCGCGCAGGTAGAGAACATCCAGCGCTTCCTGAACGACTTCCCCGGCGCACAAACGATCCGCCTTGAGCAGAACTACCGCTCCACCAGCAATATCCTCAGCGCGGCTAACGCCCTGATCGAGAACAACAACGGGCGTCTGGGTAAAAAACTGTGGACCGATGGCGTCGAAGGCGAGCCGATTTCGCTCTACTGCGCGTTTAACGAACTGGATGAAGCGCGTTTTGTCGTCAACCGGATCAAAACCTGGCAGGACAACGGCGGTGCGCTTGAGCAGTGCGCCATTCTCTATCGCAGTAACGCCCAGTCGCGTGTGCTGGAAGAGGCATTGTTACAGGCCAGCATGCCGTACCGTATCTACGGTGGCATGCGCTTCTTCGAACGTCAGGAAATCAAAGACGCCCTCTCTTATCTGCGTTTGATTGCCAACCGTAATGATGACGCTGCCTTTGAACGCGTGGTGAATACCCCAACGCGCGGGATTGGCGATCGGACGCTGGACGTGGTGCGCCAGGCTTCGCGCGATCGCCAGCTCACGCTGTGGCAGGCGTGTCGTGAACTGTTGCAGGAAAAAGCGCTGGCCGGTCGTGCCGCCAGTGCGCTGCAACGTTTTATGGAACTGATCGACGCGCTGGCGCAGGAAACCGCCGACATGCCGCTGCATGTACAGACCGACCGGGTGATTAAAGACTCAGGCCTGCGCATGATGTATGAGCAGGAGAAAGGCGAGAAAGGCCAGACGCGCATCGAGAACTTAGAGGAACTGGTGACGGCGACGCGTCAGTTCAGCTACAACGAAGAAGACGAAGACCTGATGCCGTTGCAGGCATTTCTCTCCCATGCGGCGCTGGAAGCGGGCGAAGGGCAGGCGGATACCTGGCAGGACGCGGTACAGCTCATGACGCTGCACTCGGCGAAGGGGCTGGAGTTTCCGCAGGTGTTTATCGTCGGGATGGAAGAGGGGATGTTCCCCAGCCAGATGTCGCTGGACGAGGGCGGACGACTTGAAGAAGAGCGTCGTCTGGCCTACGTCGGCGTGACCCGTGCGATGCAAAAACTGACGTTAACCTATGCCGAAACGCGCCGGCTGTATGGCAAAGAGGTGTATCACCGTCCATCACGCTTCATCGGCGAGTTGCCGGAAGAGTGCGTTGAAGAGGTGCGCCTGCGTGCAACGATCAGCCGTCCGGTGAGCCATCAACGGATGGGGACGCCGATGGCGGAGAATGACACCGGCTACAAGCTGGGCCAGCGTGTGCGTCATGCTAAGTTCGGCGAGGGCACCATTGTGAATCTGGAAGGCAGCGGCGAACACAGCCGGTTGCAGGTGGCCTTCCAGGGACAGGGAATCAAATGGCTCGTCGCCGCGTATGCGAAGCTGGAAACGGTCTAACTTATAGATAAATATCACTTAAATTTCCCTCTCTGCTAACCTTTCTGCATAAGGGGAAATTATTACTTTTTCGCGTTTCGTTGCGTGTTGACGGCAAATTTTTGCTGGCGTAACATGCGCGCACGATTACGCTAAGAGGACATTCGCCTTGGACACACCCAGTAGATACTGGCTCATTATCCTGTCATCCAGGATCAACTCCTAAGGCTATCCCTTTTTGCTGATAGCCTTAGCGGTTGTCAGCGACCTTCTCTATTTTCCCGTCGCGCTGAGTCAGGCTGTTTAATGGTCTGAAACCCAATTGTTTCTGTGTGCCCACCGAACTGTCCGATATTTTTAAGCATTGGGAGTCCCGGTCATGTTGAGCGCATTTCAACTGGAAAATAACCGACTCATCCGGCTGGAAGTCGAAGAGTCACAAACCCTGATTGATGCCGTATGGGTCGACCTGGTCGAGCCGGACGACGACGAGCGACTGCGCGTACAATCTGAGCTGGGCCAAAGCCTGGCGACACGTCCTGAACTGGAAGACATCGAAGCATCCGCCCGTTTCTTCGAAGACGAAGACGGTCTGCACATCCACTCCTTTTTCTTCTTCGAAGATGCGGAAGACCACGCGGGTAACTCCACCGTGGCATTCACCATTCGCGATGGCCGCCTGTTTACTCTGCGTGAACGTGAGCTGCCCGCGTTTCGTCTGTATCGTATGCGTGCCCGTAGCCAGGCCATGGTTGACGGTAACGCCTATGAACTGCTGCTGGATCTGTTCGAAACCAAAATTGAGCAATTGGCGGATGAAATTGAAAATATCTACAGCGATCTGGAAGAGCTGAGTCGGGTGATTATGGAAGGTCATCAGGGCGATGAGTACGATGAGGCGCTCTCGACGCTGGCGGAACTGGAAGATATCGGCTGGAAAGTTCGCCTGTGTCTGATGGATACCCAGCGCGCACTGAACTTCCTGGTTCGCAAAGCGCGTTTGCCGGGCGGACAACTGGAACAGGCGCGCGAGATCCTGCGAGATATCGAATCCCTGCTGCCGCACAACGAATCCCTGTTCCAGAAAGTGAACTTCCTGATGCAGGCGGCGATGGGCTTTATCAACATCGAGCAGAACCGGATCATCAAGATCTTCTCGGTGGTTTCCGTGGTTTTCCTGCCGCCGACGCTGGTGGCATCCAGCTATGGGATGAACTTCGAGTTTATGCCTGAGCTGCGCTGGAGCTTTGGTTATCCGGGCGCGATTATCTTCATGCTGCTCGCAGGTCTGGCGCCGTATCTGTACTTTAAGCGCAAGAACTGGCTGTAGTATCACGCCCGGTGGCGCTACGCTTACCGGGCTTACAAACCCCAGGTTTGCTCATTCTTAACCTTCAGCAGATAGAACCAGATATTCGCTTTGAAACCGACTAATGCGGAAATTGCGTATCCGATGATACTTATGTCATAGGCCATGGAGATAGCACCTACCGCCAGAAAGAGGAGTAATACGGTAATGCCTTTCTTCCACAGGCCTAAATAAAAAAGGTAAATGAAAGAAAACACTAATGCCCAAATATTTAACCCCATACTCATTTTCTGGCTGAAAGAGAGGGTTTTGTAGCCTGAAGCGTAAAGCGGAGGTGTCTTCCAGAAACCAGGAAGACCGTACTGGTCATAGAATGCAAATCTGGCCCGCCACTTTTCGCTAAGTTCTCCGATCGTATCCTCGTTCTTTTCCATAACATTCCCTTCTTCGCGACATAATAAACATGCTAAGCATCTGTCAGTGAAAAAAAGAACGAAACAAGATTATAGGGAAGTGGTGTTATTTCAGAATTTATAAAGATTCTTCCGACAGAAGAACGCTGCCGGATGGCGGCTACGCCTTATCAGGCCTACAGGTAACGTAGGCCTGATAAGCGAAGCGCCATCAGGCCTATCACGACTACATTCCCTTGCGCGTTCTGCGCTGGGTATAAATCGCATCCGTCACGAAGATCGCCAGTGCGACCCAGATAAAGGCGAACGTCACCATTTTATCCGATCCTGGAACCTCCCCGTAGAACGTCACGGCCAGCAGGAACATTAGCGTCGGGCCGATGTACTGGAAAAAGCCCAGCGTAGAAAGCCGCAGACGGGTCGCCGCACCGGTGAAGCACAGCAGCGGCACCGTGGTCACCACCCCGGCAGCAATCAGCAGCAGGTTGAGCGACATCGGGTTCTGTCCCATATGGCTGGTTGAGCTGTCGGCGATGCCGAACAGGTAGATTGCGGCAATGGGCAGCAGCCACAGGGTTTCCACCAGCATCCCGGTTTGCGCTTCAACGGCGATTTTCTTGCGCACCAGACCGTAAAAAGCAAAACTGAACGCCAGTCCCAGCGCGATAATGGGCAATGAGCCGAAGGTCCAGAGCTGCACCAGAACGCCACAGGTCGCCAGAATCACCGCCAGCCACTGCATCCGGCGAAAGCGTTCACCGAGAAAAAGCATCCCCAACACAATATTCACCAGCGGGTTGATAAAGTAACCCAGGCTGGCTTCCAGCATATGGTGGTTGTTTACCGCCCAGATAAACAGCAGCCAGTTACCCCCCACGAGTACCGCAGAGAGCGCCAGCAGGAAGATCTTTTTCGGCGTTTGCAGCAGCGCCTTCACGCTCGACCACTGACGGCTGATGCTGATCAGCGCCACCATAAAGAAAAACGACCAGATCACGCGATGGGTCAGGATTTCATCTGCGGGGACGTAATAAATTAGCTTGAAGTACGCCGGAGCGATCCCCCAAATAAAATAGGCGGCAAGAGCGAGTAACACGCCCAGCCGCGTTTGTTTTGCATCCATCGGGAAAACTCATGTCTGAAATGTAACAGCAGTTTACCTGTTTTTACCCCACCATATAAGTGGCGGTAGCGCTGGCAATATAAAGCCGGTCTTCGTTATGCAGTTCCACACGTGCCACGGCGACTTTGTTCCCTGCGCGCAGCAGACTGCTGGTGGCGGTAAAGCGATTGCCCCGACCCGGACGCAGGTAGTCCACGCGCAGATCGATGGTCCCCATGCGGGACAGACGCTGACGCAGTTCGTCTTCACTGATGGTTTCATGGCGCGTCAGGGTACTGCCGACACACACCAGTCCGGCTGCCACGTCCAGAGCAGAGGCGATCACTCCGCCATGCAGAATGCTCTGCGCCCAGTTCCCGACCATCATCGGCTGATTATTAAAGGCCAGTTGGGCAAATTCTTTTTCGTAGCGCTCCAGTTCCAGTCCCAGCGCCCGGTTAAACGGCATGTGATAGACAAACATTTCGCCCACGAGCTTCAGGGCTTGCTCAGCAGTCAGTACGGCAGACATACGATTTCGACACTCCAATGGTTAATGAAATGTTGATGTTATGCTTCTTAAATGTTGTTTTCCACTTTAAGACGGGATAACTAACGAGGTGGTGTGTAAATATGTAAAATGGTTGGCAGAATAATAAACAAATCAAAAATCTTTCGTTCAGGAGAACAACAAGAATGCGGGCGATTCTGGCTTGGTTGCTACCAGCAGCAATGCTGCCGCTGACGGCGTATGCGCAAGAGGCGACGGTGAAAGAGGTTCATGATGCACCGGCGGTGCGGGGCAGTATTATCGCCAATATGCTGCAGGAGCATGATAATCCTTTTACGCTTTACCCCTACGATACGAACTACCTGATCTACACCAATACCAGCGACATGAACAAAGAAGCGATTAGTTCCTACAACTGGTCCGAAAACGCCCGCAAAGATGAAGTGAAGTTCCAACTGAGTCTGGCGTTTCCGATCTGGCGTGGGATTGCAGGGCCAAACTCGGTTCTGGGCGCCTCGTATACGCAAAAGTCCTGGTGGCAGCTATCCAACACAGAAGAGTCGTCGCCCTTTCGTGAAACCAACTACGAACCGCAGCTGTTCCTGGGCTTTGCGACGGATTATCGCGTTGCCGGATGGACACTGCGCGACGTGGAAATGGGTTACAACCATGATTCGAACGGGCGTTCCGATCCGACATCACGTAGCTGGAACCGACTTTACACGCGCCTGATGGCGGAAAACGGCAACTGGCTGGTGGAGGTCAAACCGTGGTACGTCATCGGCAGTACCGACGATAACCCGGATATCACCAAATACATGGGCTATTATCAGCTTAAGGTCGGCTATCATCTGGGTGATGCGGTGCTGAGCGCGAAGGGCCAGTACAACTGGAATACCGGTTACGGCGGTGCGGAGCTGGGGCTGAGTTATCCGATGACGAAGCATATTCGTCTCTATACTCAGGTGTATAGCGGGTACGGCGAATCGCTGATCGACTATAACTTTAATCAGACGCGTGTCGGTGTGGGCGTGATGCTCAACGATATCTTCTGATCGATGATTGTGTTTTAAACATTGCAGTTTCTCCCTCAGGCGCTGAAAATAGCGCCTGTTTTGATTTAAGCGAACGGGGTTAATGTGGCGCAGGCGGAAGTGTTGAATCTGGAATCAGGTGCTAAACAGGTTTTGCAAGAAACCTTTGGCTACCAACAGTTTCGCCCGGGTCAGGAAGCGATCATCGACACCGTCGTTTCGGGGCGCGACTGCCTGGTCGTGATGCCGACCGGGGGCGGAAAATCCCTCTGCTATCAAATCCCTGCCTTATTGCTCAACGGTCTGACCGTAGTCGTTTCGCCGCTGATCTCCCTGATGAAAGATCAGGTCGACCAACTGTTGGCGAACGGCGTGGCGGCCGCCTGTCTGAACTCGACGCAAACCCGCGAGCAGCAGCTTGAGGTGATGACAGGGTGTCGCACCGGGCAAATCCGTCTGCTCTATATCGCCCCTGAACGCCTGATGCTGGATAACTTCCTTGAGCATCTGGCGCACTGGAATCCGGTGTTACTGGCCGTGGACGAAGCGCACTGCATCTCGCAGTGGGGGCATGACTTCCGCCCGGAATATGCCGCACTCGGGCAGCTCAGACAGCGTTTTCCTGCACTGCCGTTCGTCGCGCTGACCGCGACAGCTGATGAAACCACGCGGCTGGACATTGTTCGCCTGCTGGGGCTGAACGATCCCTTAATCCAGATCAGCAGTTTTGACCGGCCAAACATTCGCTACATGCTGATGGAGAAGTTTAAACCGCTCGATCAGTTGATGCGCTATGTGCAGGAACAGCGCGGTAAATCCGGGATTATTTACTGCAACAGCCGTGCGAAGGTGGAAGACACCGCCGCGCGTCTGCAAAGCCGGGGTATTAGCGCCGCCGCGTACCATGCGGGGCTGGAAAATCACATCCGTGCCGACGTGCAGGAGAAATTCCAGCGCGACGATCTGCAAATCGTGGTGGCGACCGTCGCCTTTGGCATGGGCATCAACAAACCCAACGTGCGTTTTGTGGTGCATTTCGATATTCCCCGCAACATTGAATCTTACTACCAGGAAACCGGTCGCGCCGGGCGTGACGGCCTGCCTGCGGAGGCAATGCTGTTTTACGATCCGGCGGATATGGCGTGGCTGCGCCGCTGTCTGGAAGAAAAACCGCAGGGGCAGCTACAGGATATTGAACGGCATAAGCTAAACGCGATGGGCGCGTTTGCCGAGGCGCAAACCTGCCGTCGTCTGGTGCTGCTTAACTACTTCGGTGAAGGACGTCAGGAGCCGTGCGGCAACTGCGATATCTGTCTCGATCCGCCAAAACAGTACGACGGTCTGATGGATGCGCGCAAAGCGCTGTCGACGATTTATCGCGTTAACCAGCGCTTCGGGATGGGCTACGTCGTGGAGGTGC
It encodes:
- the uvrD gene encoding DNA helicase II; protein product: MDVSYLLDSLNDKQREAVAAPRSNMLVLAGAGSGKTRVLVHRIAWLLTVENNSPYSIMAVTFTNKAAAEMRHRIGQIMGTSQGGMWVGTFHGLAHRLLRAHHMDANLPQDFQILDSEDQLRLLKRLIKAMNLDEKQWPARQAMWYINGQKDEGLRPHHIQSFGNPIEQTWQKVYQAYQEACDRAGLVDFAELLLRAHELWLNKPHILQHYRERFTNILVDEFQDTNNIQYAWIRLLAGDTGKVMIVGDDDQSIYGWRGAQVENIQRFLNDFPGAQTIRLEQNYRSTSNILSAANALIENNNGRLGKKLWTDGVEGEPISLYCAFNELDEARFVVNRIKTWQDNGGALEQCAILYRSNAQSRVLEEALLQASMPYRIYGGMRFFERQEIKDALSYLRLIANRNDDAAFERVVNTPTRGIGDRTLDVVRQASRDRQLTLWQACRELLQEKALAGRAASALQRFMELIDALAQETADMPLHVQTDRVIKDSGLRMMYEQEKGEKGQTRIENLEELVTATRQFSYNEEDEDLMPLQAFLSHAALEAGEGQADTWQDAVQLMTLHSAKGLEFPQVFIVGMEEGMFPSQMSLDEGGRLEEERRLAYVGVTRAMQKLTLTYAETRRLYGKEVYHRPSRFIGELPEECVEEVRLRATISRPVSHQRMGTPMAENDTGYKLGQRVRHAKFGEGTIVNLEGSGEHSRLQVAFQGQGIKWLVAAYAKLETV
- the corA gene encoding magnesium/cobalt transporter CorA → MLSAFQLENNRLIRLEVEESQTLIDAVWVDLVEPDDDERLRVQSELGQSLATRPELEDIEASARFFEDEDGLHIHSFFFFEDAEDHAGNSTVAFTIRDGRLFTLRERELPAFRLYRMRARSQAMVDGNAYELLLDLFETKIEQLADEIENIYSDLEELSRVIMEGHQGDEYDEALSTLAELEDIGWKVRLCLMDTQRALNFLVRKARLPGGQLEQAREILRDIESLLPHNESLFQKVNFLMQAAMGFINIEQNRIIKIFSVVSVVFLPPTLVASSYGMNFEFMPELRWSFGYPGAIIFMLLAGLAPYLYFKRKNWL
- a CDS encoding DUF2628 domain-containing protein, producing MEKNEDTIGELSEKWRARFAFYDQYGLPGFWKTPPLYASGYKTLSFSQKMSMGLNIWALVFSFIYLFYLGLWKKGITVLLLFLAVGAISMAYDISIIGYAISALVGFKANIWFYLLKVKNEQTWGL
- the rarD gene encoding EamA family transporter RarD, which gives rise to MDAKQTRLGVLLALAAYFIWGIAPAYFKLIYYVPADEILTHRVIWSFFFMVALISISRQWSSVKALLQTPKKIFLLALSAVLVGGNWLLFIWAVNNHHMLEASLGYFINPLVNIVLGMLFLGERFRRMQWLAVILATCGVLVQLWTFGSLPIIALGLAFSFAFYGLVRKKIAVEAQTGMLVETLWLLPIAAIYLFGIADSSTSHMGQNPMSLNLLLIAAGVVTTVPLLCFTGAATRLRLSTLGFFQYIGPTLMFLLAVTFYGEVPGSDKMVTFAFIWVALAIFVTDAIYTQRRTRKGM
- a CDS encoding thioesterase family protein yields the protein MSAVLTAEQALKLVGEMFVYHMPFNRALGLELERYEKEFAQLAFNNQPMMVGNWAQSILHGGVIASALDVAAGLVCVGSTLTRHETISEDELRQRLSRMGTIDLRVDYLRPGRGNRFTATSSLLRAGNKVAVARVELHNEDRLYIASATATYMVG
- the pldA gene encoding phospholipase A, whose product is MRAILAWLLPAAMLPLTAYAQEATVKEVHDAPAVRGSIIANMLQEHDNPFTLYPYDTNYLIYTNTSDMNKEAISSYNWSENARKDEVKFQLSLAFPIWRGIAGPNSVLGASYTQKSWWQLSNTEESSPFRETNYEPQLFLGFATDYRVAGWTLRDVEMGYNHDSNGRSDPTSRSWNRLYTRLMAENGNWLVEVKPWYVIGSTDDNPDITKYMGYYQLKVGYHLGDAVLSAKGQYNWNTGYGGAELGLSYPMTKHIRLYTQVYSGYGESLIDYNFNQTRVGVGVMLNDIF
- the recQ gene encoding ATP-dependent DNA helicase RecQ yields the protein MAQAEVLNLESGAKQVLQETFGYQQFRPGQEAIIDTVVSGRDCLVVMPTGGGKSLCYQIPALLLNGLTVVVSPLISLMKDQVDQLLANGVAAACLNSTQTREQQLEVMTGCRTGQIRLLYIAPERLMLDNFLEHLAHWNPVLLAVDEAHCISQWGHDFRPEYAALGQLRQRFPALPFVALTATADETTRLDIVRLLGLNDPLIQISSFDRPNIRYMLMEKFKPLDQLMRYVQEQRGKSGIIYCNSRAKVEDTAARLQSRGISAAAYHAGLENHIRADVQEKFQRDDLQIVVATVAFGMGINKPNVRFVVHFDIPRNIESYYQETGRAGRDGLPAEAMLFYDPADMAWLRRCLEEKPQGQLQDIERHKLNAMGAFAEAQTCRRLVLLNYFGEGRQEPCGNCDICLDPPKQYDGLMDARKALSTIYRVNQRFGMGYVVEVLRGANSQRIRELAHDKLPVYGIGREQSHEHWVSVIRQLIHLGLVTQNIAHHSALQLTEAARPVLRGDVALQLAVPRIVALKPRVMQKSFGGNYDRKLFAKLRKLRKAIADEENIPPYVVFNDATLIEMAEQMPVSASEMLSVNGVGMRKLERFGKEFMALIRAHVDGDDEE